In Cryptosporangium aurantiacum, one DNA window encodes the following:
- a CDS encoding sigma factor-like helix-turn-helix DNA-binding protein codes for MSVALCPGPRVVRVLVADPIDGYLDGVTMLLRDAVVPTPAGPVALTLVATTRWGDDAVDLARRHEPDVVVIDARLLEVPDRDIVHELGTVLARRQVHVLVLVPPGADGVLGGAFRAGARGFLIRETASAHLADAICTVSRGHCWIEGAVSTRLLPPLAEVADTRAAASAEVHRIEQRLRTLTRSQHEVLTHYAQGRRPPEIASLRSCSVENVRSHLYAGKRRLDATDLALVVTAFFTTGAIRLPRLDLAETRH; via the coding sequence ATGAGCGTCGCTCTGTGTCCGGGCCCGCGCGTGGTGCGGGTGCTCGTCGCCGATCCGATCGACGGTTACCTCGACGGCGTCACGATGCTGCTGCGCGACGCGGTCGTCCCGACGCCCGCCGGGCCGGTGGCGCTCACGCTGGTCGCCACCACCCGGTGGGGTGACGACGCGGTCGACCTGGCCCGGCGGCACGAACCGGACGTCGTCGTCATCGACGCGCGGCTGCTCGAGGTCCCGGACCGCGACATCGTGCACGAGCTGGGCACGGTCCTGGCCCGGCGGCAGGTCCACGTGCTGGTGCTCGTCCCGCCGGGTGCGGACGGCGTGCTCGGCGGGGCATTCCGCGCCGGCGCCCGCGGGTTCCTGATCCGGGAGACCGCCTCGGCGCACCTGGCGGACGCGATCTGCACGGTGTCGCGCGGGCACTGCTGGATCGAGGGGGCGGTCAGCACCCGGCTGCTCCCGCCGCTCGCCGAGGTCGCCGACACCCGGGCCGCCGCCTCCGCCGAAGTGCACCGGATCGAGCAACGCCTGCGCACGCTCACCCGGTCGCAGCACGAGGTGCTCACCCACTACGCCCAGGGGCGGCGTCCGCCGGAGATCGCGTCGCTGCGGAGTTGCTCGGTGGAGAACGTCCGGAGCCACCTGTACGCCGGTAAGCGCCGGCTGGACGCGACGGACCTCGCGCTGGTGGTGACCGCGTTCTTCACGACCGGCGCGATCCGCCTGCCCCGTCTCGACCTGGCCGAGACCCGTCATTAG
- a CDS encoding ATP-binding protein — protein MTVELVLLSRVAFRDADVVGRRLHDLLALLATELRAGCAADRLIDGVWAGELPEHPAKALQALVFRARAQLGPDVVVSTPRGYRLALAEEQVDASAVLRRLAEAEQASRAGDHPTALAAAERALALWAEDPPDVSGADGPLAELRAARIPTHRALTRARAMALARLGRRAEALDPLLALAAALPRDEEVLTELLRCEAAVRGPAAALARYDAYRRRLRDALGVDPGPALRAVHEELLRPEPRPVRHGVPHEPNPLLGRADDVAAVVDLMRTSRVTSIVGPGGLGKTRLAHAVARDAPQRTVFVVPLAGLTDDEDVAREVAAVLGAVPGAGEAAPGPAGRPVGLPDLPAGIVDSLGPDALLVLDNCEHVIRGAADLVGALVARSRDLRVLTTSRTPLGLSSEAVHLLPELSVRTSAELFRQRARAVRPDVDLPDDAVHEVCRHLDGLPLAVELAAARVKVLPVREIANRLDRRFALLRTASRDTPERHRTLAAVIDWSWHLLGTGGRAAMRTLSVFPGGFTADAAGAVLGDGDPLPVLEHLVDQSLLKVAETAAGVRFRMLATVRGFSAARRDEAGETAVATDRFLAWARGVGIANHTALFESDVVERARQIRAEHDNLSAAFRIGLERADGATVATTSAVLGGVWMLESNFSRIATLAGEPAWLLSHYRPEPALVEPTRTAVTVAALGALLIQGTRGLRSRATLRRLPPAPPTTPVAATDAVLRVSTAEEVLVLCESGQPMLAAIANGVRSYLEEAQGNVDTALVAAGRMLAALQGGDNRLVRVQAHARVGELSFTAGRIEDARHHLSAALPVLDELEARSTATRVRWAVAFAALHGGALDEAELQVEQLVRQSEGDTGLLMFDLVVRAEILTGRGDVEGGLHLWRLAAERLRSTTDRNVIGMDGWTAEVHAGCVIGHAFAGRLELVADAVDDLPRELTAAIDRARAAGDSIHGLSACGALLVALALADLARGGAAAAGSAARMVALAGRCSMFAGFQSATAVDRSCAVVEAADAAAYAAAVAEYADLDRDAVLRTASAVLDARLSAPELAGTATAPTGTRSG, from the coding sequence GTGACCGTCGAACTGGTGCTGCTGTCCCGAGTGGCGTTCCGGGACGCCGACGTCGTGGGTCGGCGGCTCCACGACCTGCTCGCGCTGCTCGCCACCGAGCTGCGCGCCGGGTGCGCCGCCGACCGGCTGATCGACGGCGTGTGGGCCGGTGAGCTGCCCGAACATCCGGCCAAGGCGCTGCAGGCGCTGGTGTTCCGCGCCCGGGCGCAGCTGGGGCCGGACGTCGTCGTCAGCACGCCGCGCGGCTACCGGCTCGCGCTCGCCGAGGAGCAGGTCGACGCGTCGGCGGTGCTGCGGCGGCTCGCCGAGGCCGAACAAGCGTCCCGGGCCGGTGACCACCCGACCGCGCTCGCGGCAGCCGAACGCGCCCTCGCGCTGTGGGCCGAGGACCCGCCCGACGTGTCCGGTGCTGACGGCCCGCTGGCCGAGCTCCGCGCCGCCCGGATCCCCACCCACCGGGCGCTGACGCGCGCCAGGGCGATGGCGCTGGCCCGCCTGGGACGCCGCGCCGAAGCGCTCGACCCGCTGCTGGCGCTCGCGGCCGCGCTGCCCCGCGACGAGGAGGTGCTGACCGAGTTGCTGCGCTGCGAGGCCGCGGTGCGCGGCCCGGCCGCCGCGCTCGCCCGCTACGACGCGTACCGGCGGCGGCTGCGCGACGCGCTCGGCGTCGACCCCGGCCCGGCGCTGCGGGCCGTCCACGAGGAGTTGCTCCGCCCCGAGCCGCGGCCGGTCCGCCACGGCGTACCCCACGAGCCGAACCCGCTGCTCGGCCGCGCGGACGACGTCGCGGCCGTCGTCGACCTCATGCGTACGTCCCGGGTGACGTCGATCGTCGGGCCGGGTGGGCTGGGCAAGACCCGGCTGGCCCACGCCGTCGCCCGGGACGCTCCGCAGCGCACCGTGTTCGTCGTCCCGCTCGCCGGGCTCACCGACGACGAGGACGTCGCCCGGGAGGTCGCCGCCGTCCTCGGCGCGGTTCCCGGCGCGGGTGAGGCCGCTCCGGGCCCGGCGGGGCGGCCGGTTGGGCTACCGGACCTGCCCGCCGGGATCGTCGACTCGCTCGGGCCGGACGCGCTGCTGGTGCTGGACAACTGCGAACACGTCATCCGCGGTGCCGCCGACCTGGTCGGTGCGCTGGTGGCACGCAGCCGGGACCTGCGCGTCCTGACGACCAGCCGGACGCCGCTCGGGCTGTCGTCGGAAGCCGTGCACTTACTGCCGGAGCTGAGCGTCCGGACCAGCGCGGAGCTGTTCCGGCAGCGCGCGCGGGCGGTCCGGCCGGACGTCGACCTGCCCGACGACGCCGTCCACGAGGTGTGCCGGCACCTGGACGGGCTTCCGCTCGCCGTCGAGCTCGCCGCGGCCCGCGTCAAGGTGCTGCCGGTGCGGGAGATCGCGAACCGGCTGGATCGGCGGTTCGCCCTGCTCCGCACCGCCAGCCGGGACACACCCGAGCGGCACCGGACGCTCGCCGCGGTCATCGACTGGAGCTGGCACCTGCTCGGGACCGGTGGCCGGGCCGCGATGCGGACGCTGTCGGTCTTCCCCGGCGGCTTCACCGCGGACGCCGCGGGTGCGGTGCTCGGCGACGGCGATCCGTTGCCCGTCCTCGAGCACCTCGTGGACCAGTCGCTGCTCAAGGTGGCCGAGACCGCGGCGGGCGTGCGGTTCCGGATGCTGGCGACCGTGCGGGGGTTCAGCGCCGCGCGGCGGGACGAGGCAGGCGAGACCGCCGTGGCGACCGACCGGTTCCTCGCGTGGGCCCGCGGCGTCGGCATCGCGAACCACACCGCGCTGTTCGAGTCCGACGTCGTCGAACGCGCCCGGCAGATCCGCGCGGAGCACGACAACCTGTCGGCCGCGTTCCGGATCGGACTGGAGCGCGCCGACGGCGCCACGGTCGCGACGACCTCCGCCGTGCTCGGCGGGGTGTGGATGCTGGAGTCGAACTTCAGCCGGATCGCGACGCTCGCCGGCGAGCCCGCCTGGCTGCTCTCGCACTACCGGCCCGAACCGGCCCTCGTCGAACCGACCCGCACGGCGGTCACCGTCGCCGCCCTCGGGGCGCTGCTCATCCAGGGCACGCGGGGGCTCCGGTCCCGCGCGACGCTCCGGAGGCTGCCGCCCGCTCCGCCGACCACGCCGGTGGCCGCCACCGACGCCGTGCTGCGCGTGTCCACCGCGGAGGAGGTGCTTGTCCTCTGCGAGAGCGGGCAGCCGATGCTCGCCGCGATCGCGAACGGCGTCCGGAGTTACCTGGAGGAGGCACAGGGCAACGTGGACACCGCCCTCGTGGCGGCCGGGCGCATGCTCGCGGCGTTGCAGGGGGGCGACAACCGCCTGGTCCGCGTGCAGGCGCACGCGCGCGTGGGAGAGCTGTCGTTCACGGCCGGCCGGATCGAGGACGCCCGGCACCACCTGAGCGCGGCCCTGCCGGTGCTGGACGAGCTGGAGGCCCGGTCGACCGCGACCCGGGTGCGCTGGGCGGTGGCGTTCGCCGCGCTCCACGGCGGCGCGCTCGACGAGGCGGAGCTGCAGGTCGAACAGCTCGTGCGGCAGAGCGAAGGCGATACCGGACTGCTGATGTTCGACCTGGTGGTGCGGGCGGAGATCCTGACCGGCCGCGGCGACGTCGAGGGCGGGCTGCACCTGTGGCGTCTCGCCGCCGAGCGGCTCCGCAGCACGACGGACCGGAACGTGATCGGCATGGACGGCTGGACGGCCGAAGTCCACGCCGGGTGCGTCATCGGGCACGCGTTCGCCGGACGGCTCGAGCTCGTCGCGGACGCGGTCGACGACCTGCCGCGGGAGCTGACCGCGGCGATCGACCGGGCCCGCGCGGCCGGGGACTCGATCCACGGGCTGTCGGCCTGCGGCGCGCTGCTCGTCGCGCTCGCGCTGGCCGATCTCGCGCGGGGCGGCGCGGCGGCCGCCGGTTCCGCGGCCCGGATGGTCGCGCTGGCCGGCCGGTGCAGCATGTTCGCCGGATTCCAGTCGGCCACCGCGGTCGACCGCTCCTGCGCGGTGGTGGAGGCCGCCGACGCGGCGGCGTACGCCGCCGCCGTGGCGGAGTACGCCGACCTCGACCGGGACGCGGTGCTGCGTACGGCGTCCGCCGTGCTGGACGCCCGCCTCAGTGCACCGGAGCTCGCCGGAACTGCGACCGCGCCCACAGGTACCCGATCAGGCTGA
- a CDS encoding ABC transporter permease, giving the protein MSTLSYAVADSATMLRRNARHVVRYPIVVLMSVGIPVLLLLLFVGVFRELGASLAAGDDYIDYIVPGILLIAICYGSSSTSMEVNSDSTKGIITRFRTMAIARSAVLTGHVLTALIRTAISLVLVVGVALLMGFRPTSDPVAWLAAAGLLMLLTLALTWLAVAVGLAAPNAEGTAGFGLIVQLLPFISSAFTPPATMSGGAQWFAENQPFTPVIDTVRGLVVGGPIGNDGIIAVGWCVGLSLIGYLWARSQFRRAPVH; this is encoded by the coding sequence ATGAGCACGCTGAGCTACGCCGTGGCCGACTCGGCCACGATGTTGCGCCGCAACGCCCGCCACGTCGTGCGCTATCCGATCGTGGTGCTGATGTCGGTGGGCATCCCGGTGCTGCTGCTGCTGTTGTTCGTCGGCGTGTTCCGGGAGCTCGGGGCGAGCCTGGCCGCCGGCGACGACTACATCGACTACATCGTCCCCGGCATCCTGCTGATCGCGATCTGCTACGGCTCCTCGTCGACGTCGATGGAGGTCAACAGCGACTCGACCAAGGGCATCATCACCCGGTTCCGGACGATGGCGATCGCCCGCTCCGCGGTGCTCACCGGGCACGTGCTGACCGCGCTGATCCGGACCGCGATCAGCCTCGTGCTCGTCGTCGGCGTCGCGCTGCTGATGGGGTTCCGGCCGACCAGCGACCCGGTCGCGTGGCTGGCCGCGGCCGGCCTGCTGATGCTGCTGACGCTCGCGCTGACGTGGCTCGCGGTCGCCGTGGGCCTGGCCGCGCCGAACGCCGAGGGCACCGCTGGTTTCGGGCTCATCGTCCAGCTGCTGCCGTTCATCAGCAGCGCGTTCACGCCACCGGCGACGATGTCCGGCGGGGCGCAGTGGTTCGCCGAGAACCAGCCGTTCACCCCGGTCATCGATACCGTGCGCGGGCTGGTCGTCGGCGGGCCGATCGGCAACGACGGCATCATCGCGGTCGGCTGGTGCGTCGGGCTCAGCCTGATCGGGTACCTGTGGGCGCGGTCGCAGTTCCGGCGAGCTCCGGTGCACTGA
- a CDS encoding ATP-binding cassette domain-containing protein, translating into MTRVQPRAAITAAGIRKSFGSQVVLDGIDLDVTEGTIFALLGPNGAGKTTIVRILSTLIDADAGTATVAGSDVTREGRAVRKAIGVTGQFSAVDDLLTGAENLVLMADLNHLGRAEGRRRTAELLARFDLTDAAAKPVSTYSGGMRRRLDLAMTLVGAPSVIFLDEPTTGLDPRSRRTMWEIIRQLASDGVTVFLTTQYLDEADELADHVAVLDQGHIVATGTPGELKRRIPGGHIRLVFADDAALSAASAALGTATADADALALQVPSDGSVTALRGLLDHLDRASVEVAELTVHTPDLDDVFFALTGAPTREKETAR; encoded by the coding sequence ATGACTCGCGTGCAGCCCCGGGCGGCGATCACCGCCGCCGGGATCCGCAAGTCGTTCGGGTCTCAGGTCGTGCTCGACGGCATCGACCTGGACGTGACCGAGGGGACGATCTTCGCGCTGCTCGGCCCGAACGGCGCCGGCAAGACCACGATCGTCCGGATCCTGTCGACGCTGATCGACGCCGATGCCGGTACCGCGACGGTCGCCGGTAGCGACGTGACCCGCGAGGGCCGCGCGGTGCGCAAGGCGATCGGGGTGACCGGTCAGTTCTCCGCCGTCGACGACCTGCTCACCGGCGCGGAGAACCTCGTCCTGATGGCGGACCTGAACCACCTCGGACGCGCGGAGGGCCGCCGTCGGACGGCCGAGCTGCTCGCGCGGTTCGACCTGACCGACGCCGCCGCGAAGCCGGTGTCGACGTACTCCGGCGGGATGCGCCGCCGGCTGGACCTCGCGATGACGCTGGTCGGCGCGCCGAGCGTGATCTTCCTCGACGAGCCCACCACCGGCCTGGACCCGCGCAGCCGCCGGACGATGTGGGAGATCATCCGGCAGCTGGCGTCCGACGGCGTCACGGTGTTCCTCACCACGCAGTACCTCGACGAGGCCGACGAACTGGCCGACCACGTCGCGGTGCTCGACCAGGGCCACATCGTCGCCACCGGCACGCCGGGTGAACTCAAGCGCCGGATCCCCGGCGGGCACATCCGGCTGGTCTTCGCCGACGACGCCGCGCTGTCCGCCGCGTCCGCCGCGCTCGGCACCGCGACCGCCGACGCGGACGCGCTGGCGCTGCAGGTGCCGTCCGACGGCAGCGTCACCGCCCTGCGCGGACTCCTCGACCACCTCGACCGGGCGTCCGTCGAGGTCGCGGAGCTGACCGTGCACACCCCCGACCTGGACGACGTGTTCTTCGCCCTGACCGGCGCCCCCACCCGTGAGAAGGAGACCGCCCGATGA
- a CDS encoding S1C family serine protease, with protein MTGVPDETGAAPPEPDRARPSRRRRWGRRALLGVAALWAVVLTVLVVYRGGDETPVAAPSPSPSPSETLTTAQVFQTLLPSVVLIQATGGSSDVDRDARRTETSALGTGVIANADGMILTAFHVVEGARSISVTFSDGSSSPATVVDADPALDIAALAPQTLPDVVVPATLGGGAAVGDDVVAIGNQLGLADSTTSGVVSGLNRTVPRAGAKPLSGLIQFDAAVNPGSSGGPLINVRGEVIGIIVALANPTDAGTFIGVGFAVPIGSALGAGEGDGRAPPL; from the coding sequence GTGACCGGAGTGCCGGACGAGACCGGTGCGGCACCGCCGGAGCCCGATCGCGCTCGTCCGTCGCGCCGCCGGAGGTGGGGCCGCCGTGCGCTGCTCGGCGTGGCCGCGTTATGGGCAGTGGTACTCACCGTGCTGGTGGTGTACCGGGGCGGTGACGAGACGCCGGTCGCGGCGCCGTCACCCTCGCCGTCCCCGAGCGAGACGCTGACGACCGCGCAGGTCTTCCAGACGCTGTTGCCGTCGGTCGTGCTGATCCAGGCCACCGGCGGATCCTCCGACGTGGACCGCGACGCCCGCCGCACGGAGACGAGCGCGCTCGGCACCGGCGTCATCGCGAACGCCGACGGCATGATCCTCACCGCGTTCCACGTCGTCGAGGGCGCCCGCAGCATCTCGGTGACGTTCTCCGACGGCTCCAGCTCGCCGGCCACCGTCGTCGACGCGGACCCGGCGCTCGACATCGCCGCGCTCGCCCCGCAGACGCTGCCCGACGTCGTCGTCCCCGCGACGCTCGGCGGCGGTGCCGCGGTCGGCGACGACGTGGTCGCGATCGGCAACCAGCTCGGGCTCGCCGACAGCACGACCAGCGGCGTCGTCTCCGGCCTCAACCGCACGGTGCCGCGGGCCGGTGCGAAACCGCTGAGCGGGCTGATCCAGTTCGACGCCGCGGTGAACCCGGGCAGCTCCGGCGGGCCGCTGATCAACGTCCGCGGCGAGGTCATCGGCATCATCGTGGCGCTGGCGAACCCCACCGACGCGGGGACGTTCATCGGGGTGGGGTTCGCGGTCCCGATCGGATCGGCCCTCGGCGCAGGCGAGGGCGACGGCCGGGCGCCGCCGCTGTGA
- a CDS encoding AAA family ATPase → MTRQWNGSATTPNGSGAGPGGPVEQVLYEVKKTIVGQDALLERLLVALLARGHILVEGVPGLAKTLAVKSLAEAIGGQFHRVQFTPDLVPADILGTRIYHQPTGEFQVSLGPVFTNLLLADEINRAPAKVQSALLEVMQEQQVTIGRETHRVPAPFLVMATQNPIESEGTYPLPEAQVDRFMMKVVVGYPSTTEEFVIVERAIAPGAAIQRIIDPEQLVAMQRDADRVYVDPALIEYAVQLASATREPAQVGLGDLARYVMFGASPRASISLVLGARALAYLRGREYVVPEDLTDLALDVFRHRLVLSYEALSDDVTADAVLTGILGALRVPEPAGRGG, encoded by the coding sequence ATGACGCGGCAGTGGAACGGCAGCGCGACCACACCGAACGGATCGGGCGCGGGCCCCGGCGGACCGGTGGAGCAGGTGCTCTACGAGGTCAAGAAGACGATCGTGGGCCAGGACGCGCTGCTCGAACGGCTGCTGGTGGCGCTGCTGGCGCGCGGCCACATCCTGGTCGAAGGCGTCCCCGGCCTGGCGAAGACGCTCGCGGTGAAGTCACTCGCCGAGGCGATCGGCGGGCAGTTCCACCGGGTGCAGTTCACCCCGGACCTGGTGCCCGCCGACATTCTCGGCACCCGCATCTACCACCAGCCGACCGGGGAGTTCCAGGTCTCGCTCGGGCCGGTGTTCACGAACCTGCTGCTCGCCGACGAGATCAACCGGGCGCCGGCCAAGGTGCAGAGCGCGCTGCTCGAGGTCATGCAGGAGCAGCAGGTCACGATCGGCCGCGAGACCCACCGCGTCCCGGCGCCGTTCCTGGTGATGGCCACCCAGAACCCGATCGAGTCCGAGGGAACCTATCCGTTACCCGAGGCGCAGGTCGACCGGTTCATGATGAAGGTCGTCGTCGGCTACCCCAGCACCACCGAGGAGTTCGTGATCGTCGAGCGGGCGATCGCGCCCGGCGCGGCGATCCAGCGGATCATCGACCCCGAGCAGCTGGTCGCGATGCAGCGGGACGCCGACCGCGTCTACGTCGACCCGGCGCTGATCGAGTACGCGGTGCAGCTGGCCTCCGCCACCCGCGAACCGGCCCAGGTGGGCCTGGGCGACCTCGCCCGGTACGTGATGTTCGGCGCGAGCCCCCGCGCGTCGATCAGCCTCGTGCTCGGCGCCCGCGCGCTCGCGTACCTGCGCGGCCGGGAGTACGTGGTGCCCGAGGACCTCACCGACCTCGCGCTGGACGTCTTCCGGCACCGGCTGGTGCTGTCCTACGAGGCGCTCTCCGACGACGTCACCGCCGACGCGGTGCTCACCGGCATCCTCGGCGCGCTGCGGGTGCCGGAGCCGGCCGGCCGGGGAGGCTGA
- a CDS encoding DUF58 domain-containing protein — translation MASAPDRLLRRLEWKLHRRLDGRLQGSYRTVWRGAGIDFTDLRAYVPEDDVRHIDWNVTARLDEPYVRQYTEDRELTAWMVVDRSASMRFGRSEQGKESLATELTVGLAQMLSQGGNRVGAILYDNGSHQVIPPRTGRNQILRLAAELTRPQHATGPGTTTDLSAMLRLAAATTSRRRSLVFVVSDFIGDPGWERALTMLSHRHEVVVVRIVDPVELELPDVGLILVQDAETGEQVLVDTSDPILQRQLSAEVRAREEAVEDGMHRAAVNSHRITTDEGVVPALVGLVQDSRRRRR, via the coding sequence ATGGCGTCGGCCCCCGACCGGTTGCTGCGGCGCCTGGAGTGGAAGCTGCACCGTCGGCTGGACGGGCGGCTCCAGGGGTCGTATCGCACGGTGTGGCGGGGCGCCGGGATCGACTTCACCGACCTGCGCGCGTACGTCCCCGAGGACGACGTCCGGCACATCGACTGGAACGTCACCGCGCGCCTCGACGAGCCGTACGTCCGGCAGTACACCGAGGACCGGGAGCTGACCGCCTGGATGGTCGTCGACCGGTCGGCTTCGATGCGGTTCGGACGCTCGGAGCAGGGCAAAGAGTCGCTCGCGACCGAGCTGACGGTGGGTCTGGCGCAGATGCTCTCCCAGGGCGGCAACCGGGTCGGCGCAATCCTCTACGACAACGGGTCGCACCAGGTGATCCCGCCCCGCACCGGCCGTAACCAGATCCTCCGGCTCGCCGCCGAACTGACCCGGCCGCAGCACGCTACCGGTCCCGGCACCACCACGGACCTGTCCGCGATGCTGCGGCTGGCAGCCGCGACGACGTCCCGGCGCCGCAGCCTGGTGTTCGTCGTCTCCGACTTCATCGGCGACCCGGGCTGGGAACGGGCGCTGACCATGCTCTCCCACCGGCACGAGGTCGTCGTCGTCCGGATCGTCGACCCGGTTGAGCTCGAGCTGCCCGACGTCGGGCTGATCCTGGTGCAGGACGCCGAGACCGGCGAACAGGTGCTGGTCGACACCAGCGACCCGATCCTGCAACGGCAGCTGAGCGCCGAGGTCCGGGCCCGCGAGGAGGCGGTCGAGGACGGCATGCACCGGGCCGCGGTGAACTCCCACCGGATCACCACCGACGAGGGCGTCGTCCCGGCGCTGGTCGGGCTCGTCCAGGACTCGCGCCGGAGGCGCCGGTGA
- a CDS encoding VWA domain-containing protein: MSLHYPFVLAAAVLLTAVAVVAYVLLQRRRTAALAAAGLAGSGSPRRAALRRHLPYALLLAALPLLLVGLARPEATVTVPRIAGTVVLVFDASNSMKADDLKPNRLAAAQEAATSFVEDQPDSVDVGVVVFGDQALMTQEPTDDRNLALAAIKRVGGTGGTSLSQAILASLSTITGKPVSLPAEGSAAPAPDLGYWPSATIVLFSDGENTSGTDVQGAADLAATAGVRIQTVGVGTARGATVEVDGYQLATALDEPQLTSIAATTGGSYHRAEDADGLAETTRSIDLRLTSKEEPLELTAPVAAVALVLLVAGALLMTRWHGRIV, translated from the coding sequence GTGAGTCTCCACTACCCGTTCGTGCTCGCGGCCGCCGTGCTCCTCACGGCGGTGGCGGTCGTGGCGTACGTGCTGCTCCAGCGACGCCGGACGGCGGCGCTCGCGGCAGCGGGTCTGGCCGGGTCGGGTTCGCCGCGCCGGGCCGCGCTCCGGCGGCACCTGCCGTACGCGCTGCTGCTCGCCGCGCTGCCGCTGCTGCTCGTCGGCCTGGCCCGTCCGGAGGCGACGGTCACCGTCCCGCGGATCGCGGGCACGGTCGTCCTGGTCTTCGACGCGTCGAACAGCATGAAGGCCGACGACCTGAAGCCGAACCGGCTCGCGGCCGCGCAGGAGGCGGCGACGTCGTTCGTGGAGGACCAGCCGGACTCGGTCGACGTCGGCGTGGTCGTCTTCGGCGACCAGGCGCTGATGACGCAGGAGCCGACCGACGACCGGAACCTGGCGCTCGCGGCGATCAAGCGGGTCGGCGGCACCGGCGGGACGTCACTCTCCCAGGCGATCCTGGCGTCGCTGAGCACGATCACCGGGAAGCCGGTGAGCCTGCCTGCCGAGGGATCCGCCGCGCCCGCGCCCGACCTCGGCTACTGGCCGTCGGCGACGATCGTGCTGTTCTCCGACGGCGAGAACACCAGCGGCACCGACGTGCAGGGCGCGGCCGACCTCGCCGCAACCGCCGGGGTGCGGATCCAGACCGTCGGGGTGGGCACCGCGCGGGGAGCGACCGTCGAGGTCGACGGTTACCAGCTCGCCACCGCACTCGACGAGCCGCAGCTCACGTCGATCGCCGCGACGACCGGCGGCTCGTACCACCGCGCCGAGGACGCCGACGGGCTCGCCGAGACGACCCGGTCGATCGACCTGCGCCTGACCAGCAAGGAGGAACCGCTCGAGCTCACCGCCCCGGTCGCCGCCGTAGCGCTCGTGCTGCTGGTGGCCGGTGCGCTCCTGATGACCCGCTGGCACGGAAGGATCGTGTGA
- a CDS encoding VWA domain-containing protein: protein MSLHWPWALVALLAVPLLLVARWWLNRRRRRTAIQVSSVALIRAALPKRSAWRRRVPVVLFLAGLLALGAGVSRPQASVTVPTDQSTILLAIDVSGSMCTTDIAPNRLAVASDAARAFIESQDNGVRIGLVAFSGIAGLLVAPTTDQDALLAAIDSLTTARGTAIGQAILTAIDAIAEINPDVAASGVDLGDSAPNGAAPSSPGPLGDYEPDSIVVLTDGSNTQGIDPVTAAEQAAARRVRVFTIGFGTTEPAPMVCTPDQISGDATGGNWGGGPRGGGRRVQQIDEDALTGVADLTGGRYFQAEDADQLADVLSDLPSEIGLQRRDIEVTVWFVLGATALIATGVGLSLWWNRPRV from the coding sequence ATGTCGCTGCACTGGCCGTGGGCGCTGGTCGCGCTGCTGGCCGTGCCGCTGCTTCTGGTCGCCCGGTGGTGGTTGAACCGGCGCCGGCGGCGGACGGCGATCCAGGTCTCCAGCGTCGCGCTGATCCGGGCGGCGTTACCGAAACGATCGGCGTGGCGGCGGCGGGTCCCGGTGGTGCTGTTCCTCGCCGGTCTGCTGGCGCTCGGCGCGGGCGTGAGCCGTCCGCAGGCCTCGGTGACCGTGCCGACCGACCAGAGCACGATCCTGCTGGCGATCGACGTGTCCGGTTCGATGTGTACGACCGACATCGCGCCGAACCGGCTGGCGGTGGCCAGCGACGCCGCCCGCGCGTTCATCGAGTCGCAGGACAACGGCGTCCGGATCGGCCTGGTCGCGTTCTCCGGCATCGCCGGGCTGCTGGTAGCGCCCACCACGGACCAGGACGCGCTGCTCGCGGCCATCGACTCGCTGACCACCGCGCGGGGCACCGCGATCGGGCAGGCGATCCTCACCGCGATCGACGCGATCGCCGAGATCAACCCGGACGTCGCGGCCAGCGGCGTCGACCTGGGCGACAGCGCGCCGAACGGGGCTGCGCCGAGTTCACCGGGGCCGCTCGGTGACTACGAGCCGGATTCGATCGTCGTGCTGACCGACGGCTCGAACACCCAGGGCATCGATCCGGTCACCGCGGCCGAGCAGGCCGCCGCCCGCCGGGTGCGGGTGTTCACGATCGGCTTCGGCACCACCGAGCCCGCCCCGATGGTCTGCACCCCCGACCAGATCAGCGGCGACGCGACCGGCGGGAACTGGGGCGGCGGCCCGCGCGGTGGCGGCAGGCGGGTCCAGCAGATCGACGAGGACGCGCTCACCGGGGTCGCGGACCTGACCGGCGGCCGGTACTTCCAGGCCGAGGACGCCGACCAGCTGGCCGACGTCCTCTCCGACCTGCCGAGCGAGATCGGCCTGCAGCGGCGTGACATCGAGGTCACGGTCTGGTTCGTGCTGGGCGCGACCGCGCTGATCGCCACCGGGGTCGGGTTGTCACTCTGGTGGAACCGGCCGCGCGTCTAG